A single region of the Hoeflea prorocentri genome encodes:
- a CDS encoding SDR family oxidoreductase translates to MDTQKVAVITAGGSGMGAGAAQRLAQEGYQVSILSSSGKGKALAEELGGVGVTGSNRSSDDLQQLVDLTMTRWGRIDVLVNSAGHGPRAPVLELSDEDWHNGMEVYFLNAVRPTRLVAPIMQEQKSGSIINISTFAAFEPDPVFPTSGVFRAGLAAFCKLFSDAYAADNVRMNNVLPGFIDSLPEKQEFRDRIPMMRYGKTEEIAGTIAFLASDAGGYITGQNIRVDGGITRAV, encoded by the coding sequence ATGGATACACAGAAAGTGGCGGTTATCACGGCCGGGGGCAGTGGCATGGGTGCCGGTGCGGCACAGCGGCTTGCGCAAGAGGGTTATCAGGTTTCCATCCTGTCATCATCCGGCAAGGGAAAGGCACTGGCTGAAGAGCTCGGAGGCGTTGGTGTAACGGGCTCAAACCGTTCGAGTGACGATTTGCAACAACTGGTCGATCTGACCATGACGCGCTGGGGCCGGATCGATGTGCTGGTCAACAGCGCCGGGCACGGGCCACGCGCGCCGGTGCTGGAGCTGAGTGACGAGGATTGGCACAACGGCATGGAGGTCTACTTCCTCAATGCGGTGCGCCCGACACGGCTGGTCGCGCCGATCATGCAGGAACAAAAATCCGGATCGATCATCAATATATCGACCTTTGCGGCTTTTGAACCTGACCCTGTATTTCCGACTTCGGGTGTTTTTCGCGCCGGTCTTGCAGCGTTCTGCAAGCTGTTTTCTGACGCCTATGCGGCAGATAATGTGCGCATGAACAATGTCCTGCCGGGCTTTATCGACAGCCTGCCCGAAAAACAGGAGTTCCGTGACCGCATCCCGATGATGCGATACGGGAAAACGGAAGAAATCGCCGGGACGATTGCGTTTCTCGCCTCAGACGCCGGCGGCTATATCACCGGCCAGAATATCAGGGTCGATGGCGGCATCACCCGCGCGGTGTAA
- a CDS encoding universal stress protein produces MINTVLIATDGSSHADKAVAFGCDIASKYGAKVVVVHVLLRDHLSESLRHMAAQEYGATGQEMPFTAVIAASPYGRFPLANIIPEDVSGPHDALHAVANHIISNATRIAREHGVKDVDSRIEDGNPASRIVEAAEETGADLIVTGARGLSDLKALMVGSVSHRIAHTAPMTCIAVR; encoded by the coding sequence ATGATCAATACGGTATTAATTGCGACAGACGGTTCAAGCCATGCCGACAAGGCGGTCGCCTTCGGCTGCGACATCGCCTCCAAATACGGCGCCAAGGTCGTGGTTGTCCACGTTCTGCTGCGCGATCACCTCTCCGAGAGCCTGAGACACATGGCTGCGCAGGAATATGGCGCAACCGGTCAGGAAATGCCGTTTACGGCGGTCATCGCCGCGTCCCCCTACGGACGCTTTCCTCTGGCCAATATCATACCCGAAGATGTGAGCGGCCCGCATGACGCTTTGCACGCTGTCGCAAATCACATCATCTCAAACGCAACCCGGATTGCACGCGAACACGGCGTCAAGGATGTGGATTCGCGCATCGAGGATGGCAATCCGGCCTCGCGGATTGTCGAAGCTGCGGAGGAAACCGGCGCCGATCTCATTGTTACCGGTGCGCGGGGCCTTTCGGACCTGAAAGCACTGATGGTCGGCAGCGTTTCACACCGCATCGCACACACGGCCCCGATGACCTGCATCGCCGTGCGCTAG